GTTCCAGCTCTTCCAGGAGCACAGAGAGCCTGTTACTCCACTGCTGCAGAGGTAGGACATAAACACTGAGGCGAGGTCAACGCATTTTGATCGGTGATCTTTTGGTTTTCATTGGAGGGGGTGAGCAGTTTTGTGaccatgttttttctttcttaggTGGTGTGGGAGCCCAGCTGTAACCAaagccctgaaaggcaaaaTGCAGACAGTCAGGTagactttgacctttgacctccttcAGTCCcacttttattttaataaaacctTTCAAATAATCGATTAATTAACTGTGTCTTCAGATACCCAAGGAGAAGGAATCGTTTGATTGATCTTCCCGAGGATTACAGTGCTCTCCTCAATCAAGCCAGCCATTTTCAGTAAGGGGGACGGTTGAAGTCTTCTCAAACACCAGCATTCACTGGAAAATCAGCTAGAGGTGTTAAACCCACTCCTCTCTCGTCCTCAGGTGTCCCAAGTCCACAGATGATGAGCGGAAGCATCCGACCCTGTGCTTGTTTTGCGGGGCCATGCTGTGCTCTCAGAGCTCCTGCTGTCTCAGCCAGCTGGACGGGGAAGATGTGGGAGCTTGCACCGCCCACGCTGCTACCTGTGGTGCTGGAGTAGGGATGTTCCTCAGGTCGGTCAATTGTAGTCTTCATAGGGAGCAAGGGGATATTTTCCAGCTCTAAACCTGCATGTTTTGACTTTGAATTGTAATATTTCTTGCATGAAATGTGCTATATGAATGAAGTTTGGATTCATGTTAACAGGATAAGAGAGTGTGAAATCGTACTGATGGCCAGTAAGACTCGAGGGAGCACATACCCGGCTCCTTACCTGGACGATTATGGGGAGACTGATCCTCACCTTGGGTAAGAGGCATAGCTTCTTTTCCAGGTGCTGAATTGTTATTACTTCTGCTTAGAATTGCAAATATAGGCATGTCGATATTGCCTCCTACAGGCACCAAAGTAATAACTGCTGCAATTTAaacacctccaccacctgcagacagcgagagatgctgctgcagttttacACAGAACTGCAGGTCTGACACTCCATGTGCTGCAAACCTGCATTTGGACAATATGTGCAGGGCCTGGTGCTCTCCATCATGACATCATGTGCCCTTCTTTGAAACTGGACAAAATTGATTATATTTCCAAATTGGGAGCACAATTGTATCACATTTTTATAAGACAAGTCCGATTTTGTCATGCAGTCCTATTGTGCAAAAGTCTTCCATTAAAGTCCTGCAGAGTTTAGTGCAGCCAATCATATGCATGATTACTCCCATAATGTCCCTCCCTTCATTTCAGCGCAAGAATCTGAGCAGTGTGTAGCCACGGCCGTGAAATACATTATTTTGTCATATCAGATGTGTTTTCTTGGGCAAACTCTTGAATAAATCAGGCCTTCTGTCTTTTGATTTCCAGAAGGGGCAATCCACTGCACCTTTGCCCGGAGCGCTACAGGAAGCTGAACcagctgtggcagcagcacTGCATCCTGGAAGAAATCGCCCGCAGCCTCGAGGTGGTCAACGTTATGTTTGCCTTTGAGTGGCAGATGTTGTGATGATGGCTCCTTCTGCGGCGGCTTGGGAAAGTAAAGAGTACAGCCATAGAGCACAGTCTGCTCCAGTGCTCCTGAGgcgcacgcacatacacacacacagacacacaaacaaacaaccatcCTACAATCAAAGGAGGCCTGAGCAGCCAATCCTTCCCTGATGAAACCCCTGCTGGAGTCGAGGGAAATGAGACAGtcaaaagaggaggaagatgaagaattGTGGAGGGTGATGGATAACCCAAGTCGccttgttttaatttgattgtTTGCCGTGAGAATGAGTTTCTCCTAGAGTAATGTTATTTGCAAAGAGGCTCATTCGaataaagacaaacatcagATACACACTAACACGTTTCTGCTATCAGTTCATGTATTTGATTTCTCTCCTCGGTAATGCTGTGAACTTTCTGCATTCTCTTTTTGTGTTAGAAATTCACATTTGTCCTAAGTTATAATTGCTGAATTATGCTGTTTTGGAGGGTACATTCATATGGAAATGTTTAGGCATGGCTCAGAGATCCTACACATTTTTGTGGTGACAGTCACATTCACAAATTTAGACACATTTACAAAGTTGTTTTAAAGCACGTTCAGTATCCTGAGAGCAGTATTCTGCTCATCTGCTTCCATAATTTCCTTATAGAGATGCATTTAATGACAAGCAGACGTTTTACACAAGTGTAAAGTTTCTgaatatttcagctgtttgttgacaTTTATGGCCACTAGTCCTCCCTGATCTTAAGAATTATTCACTTAATGCAAATTGAATTTaagtaaaaagaaacaaaacaaatatttcactATATTTGGGAAAGAAATGTGCTATACTATATGATATCTTTTCAGGTACTGTATTCAATATTGCTCAGCCCTTCCAGGAAAGAAGTGTGTGAATATaagatttcctctttttgtgttgtttgacaGAACTACATGACTTCCAGGCTGTGGAAATAAAGACACTAGCCTCTATAGAGACGAACTGTTCCTGTGCCCTGAATCAGTCTGAGTGCAGCAGTGTCACAATATCTAAAATCTACCGTGTAACGGAAGAAGATTTGTTTCATAATAATGGAACAAATCTCTCCTTTTGCTCACCCTCAGAATAAATTAATGATCCAATTTTCTATCACTCATTCTGTTTCGTTCATCAAGTGAGCCCCAGCTGAAGCAAACATAGGCTAGTGGACAAGGTGCTGCTTTAAAGCCTTTAAGAAACAGCCTCAAACAATAAAACCCAGCCATGCATCACCAGCTCAGAAGGTTTATTGTCAAGCTTTCGGTAGCTCATCCCAATGAAAATGACTGTGTTTTCATAAGACCATGGTGGCATTGCTGAGGCACATGAGATCCATTGTAGTGACAGCTCAAACATTCGGGAAAATTGTTAGGATGTGTTATCAATTCGATCTCTGTCTGGTTATATGTGCTTAACTAATGTGAAAGCAGGATCATACTGTACTTGTTTGCTAGAGTTGGGTAAAATGCACAGAGGGGAACCAAAAACATTACAATTGATTTAAACACCCAGAACTAATCTAAAACTCATCGTCATGCTCTTTAAGGTCTTATACTGTGAGACCTGTTTAACTTGAGGCCAAGTCACCCTGTTCCACTATTAGGAATTTATTTATCTTATAAATTCTGCTTTAGTCATTCTAAACTCTTCTAATTGGATTTTGCATCATACTTTTAGGCAAAATCAGgcaaagaagaaacagaaaaaacagtggGCTTCGCCTGCTGACCCCTATCACTAATGACTCCACACAATCCAGAGGCAGCGAGATATCATTTGTAAACAACAGATTACAGTACAGATGTGTCCAGATGTGCAGGAAAATATGCAGATTTGTGGTGATTTGTGATTTATGTTATGCTGTTTGCATCAATGACAAAGGAGGAGGCTGTTCACTGAGGCCACAGAAAGGTCAGCTGGCTTCAGGTGTTTGCTTCGGCGGCACGTTGTCTGGCCCGTAGTGTGCTTTAGAGGTGGAGGGAACGTTAATGTTGGGGTCTCCGTTGTTGGCTGTGTCTATCTGGTTGCACTTGCCGAGGCTCTTGATGATGTTCAGGTTGGTACGAGCCGTTTCCATTAAGCTGTTTTCCAGCAGCCAGCCGTCAGACTCAGAGTTGGGGTCGCCCTGTCTCAGCACATTCTCCAGGGAAGTCTGGAGGAAACGAACCCCCGTCAACACCGACAGCTGaaacaggacacacagacacgcgtGAGTGACAACATCACACAAAACATGAGCACAAGTACAATACAAGAGGTGAAAAGTagagctttgtttgtttcctccatATGGTTTGTTGTATCTAATTTGTATCTGCAGCTCTGAGACAGAAGCTGATATGCAACAGAGTAGAGGACAATAGGAGAGTCCAAGCGCTGCATGGATGACCCAGAGATAATACGACAGCAGAGATTTACTCAAGGATTAGTGCTGCAAGTGTGTGAAGTGGATGTGCAGTAACAGTGTTAATGCAAAGGCTGAGAGGACACTGAGCAAGTCCAACACTAGTGtcaaggaaaaggaaaaaaaagccaatagTCAAACGTTATTTAACGAATCAGGCAAGACAATGTCTCATATTTCAAATTGATATTACAAGAATCTGTAAGAGCTGTGAAGCAGAAACGGCTCCTCcaacagagcagcaacacaaatGCAGCCTTTATTTTTTGGAGGAAGAAGTGTGTTATGCTAGTGGGAGGTACTGTAGCTTCAACCTGCGAGCATTAAACTCAACAGGAAACTTATAGTCTCCTGTTTCGAGTGACATTGACTCAAGttacatcacttgaggcaatgtATCACTCCTGGAGCCCCAAGATCTGAAACAGACAATGATGtgtaaaaaacaaagtgtaattAACGTCATTATTAAATCCTTTTGTTGTGACCGGCTTGTATCTCCTCACCTCAAACAGCCAGGTGATGAGGACTGTGAGGCCAATGGACTGCATGATGTGGGTGTAGTACTCCAGCAGCGCCTGGCGGCACCCTTTCATCCACAGGTTCAGCATCTCCGTCTGGTGCTCGTAGTTGAAGTGAGCCGAGTTGTTGGTGATCTGCTGCTGGATGCAGGGCCGCGGGGAGAAGgtgttgcagcagctgaaggGGACCCCGTCCGTCAGGTACTTCCCCTCCACGTTGCTTCTTAATCGGCTAGAGAGCGgcaaaaagagggagaagctCAGGGTTTTTGTAATCTTTGTGAGTGAAAGACTCACCCCAATCTCGTTTAGTCATTAATTTGTATCAATACTTATTTTGAGATATCACAGGGAGGATTTTGTAGCTTTTTGTATGTGAATCATTTTTATGCAGTCATTTTTTATGCCATCCTAAGTGTGAATATAGTCCTTATTTCATCAGTGTCCTTAGTCTGAAGTTTGCACTTACTCTGCCACCTCTTTCTGGGACACATCCAGGTAACGGCTGCTGACCCACTGGATTTGAAACCAGTCTTTATGACCATTGTTTCCACAGCACTGGAACTCTATCTGCAGCATGTCCACAGTGCGCTTCAGGAAGCATCGTCCTGGTGTGTCCGTGTCCTTATAGAACCTCATGGCCTCTGTCAGCCCCAGGTTCAGAGACTCCTCTAGCTCCCCGCGCATGCTGTAGCACATCAGAGCCCCCACCAGCACGcagaaggtgaagaagaaggtGCATATGATGTACGGCAGCATGATCAGCTTCCAGCGCAGGAACTTGGTGCTGTCCACGCAGTCGTAGCAGATCTTCCCACCCAGGAAGTTTATGGCACAGGCGATGAGGCCCACAGCAATCAGCATGTTGGGAACGTACTGGATGTTCCTCTCAGTCATCAGCTCTTCCCGTTTGTTGAGCTCCACCTTGAGGAAGAGTCCCAGGCTGAACAGGATGGCTCCTGTCACCACTGAGATCCAGTTCAGGATCCATAGTACCTGGGCCAACTTGTCCCTTTTGGTCTTGGTGAACTTCACTCTCAAGACCGCCATCACATGTATCTCCTCTTTTAAGTTTTCTTTACAGTCCAGGAGGGATTAAGGGTGGGATGCAGGTAGAGCCGGGGAGAGGAGCAGGTTATCCTCCAGTGGTTGTGGGGGATTGAGGGGAGGGGGATTGGTGGTGCAGTTCTCTGAAGGTCCTCTCATAAGCAGCTTAGCCTGGCATTCATGATCAATATTTTGTGGACGCGGCATTATGGTTATACTGCAGTTGCAGGCAGGTCTGCGAGACTTCAGCAGTGAgagtatgaaaaataaaacatgttaagACTAAATGCAACGACATATGATAATCTGGACAAACTGAGGAAATATTAGCAACATGTCATTTGGTTTAAACATCGTAATTTCCCTCTGGACTCAACGATTCTGGCATTTCTGTCTGGACAAAGTTCAGAAAAAGTTCACTGTCCCTACCTTATCCTGGTCACCATTCACCTTGAAGATCTGACATCATTCTCTTCccattttcactttgttttcctgctgacGTCCTCAGATTTAGTCCTGAGAGAGGCGAGTGGTCGTAGTGACACAGATAGTATGAAGGCAGCCACGGCAGCATCAGAGTGAGACTAGTAGCCAAGTCCTGACCCACCTCCTAATCCCCTTTAATCATTAATCATCCCTGGGCCCCACGAGGGATTTGGACCTACCTTCTGCCACCTACGCAAATCTGTAGACTGTCCCAGCACTGTGAAAGTAATGGATGACGGctgagcttgtttgtgtgtgtttgattcaaGAGTAGAAGTAGTAAAGAAGCGTAGACATCCATTCTGAAAATAGTTAATCTCCCGTATCTACAGCGTGAGTCAATTAAGATGGCTTTTattgacaaataaaaatcaatgtgtgaacacagaaataatgaaaaatccACTGTTTTTCAAGTAATTATGTCTGAAGGTGTGGTGCTTCTTACAACGACCACACACATGATCTAGATAAGTAAAGAGGTCATTAAGGGTAAACTAAggccacacactgacacaagcATAGAAGAAAtgaagtgctgctgctctgctgcttacAGCTGGAAACTTTCCAATAGGCCTACAACTACCCACTGTTTTCATTACTGCCAATAATTCCCACCATTAATCATCATGTCATGTAATCAATCATGTTTCTAACATAGAAACAAAGCAATTATCTAGAAAAAAGTGATGGAGTGATGTCTTGTTTTTCCCGAataacagtccaaaatccacaGATGCCTTTGCAAAATATTGAAACGTGTGTTATGACATCACTGACTGGGGTGTGGCCAAAGGTGCCACAAGCCTGAAGCCAGATtcgagctgcagagagcagacagtgTTCTTCACTCAGTCATTTAAGAAGCTCATTTTCACATCCTGCCATCATCTCAACCCTCTTGATCTTACCTATTCGGTTTCCAACTttcatttcaacacacacactaatataCTCTCAGAGCCATGCTGCAAATCAGCCAATGAAATGTTAACTGAGAGTGAGATTAGTGGATTAACATGTACCAAAGTAGCTTGTGTAAGAAGAGAGCGTTACTGTAGCCACTGGGCCAGTCAGCAAATCCCCGAAGCAGACAGCACACTCACTGCTGCACAGACCAAGAGTGAAGTTTAAAGGAGCTACTGGACAACTAAACAGCCTCTCCAAGTGAGTACTGAGAAACCAATATCTTTACAATGCTCTTCAACATTAGgacacacagtcatgctttAATCTGTAAAACACCTCTAGTCACACAGTACTTCAGGTGTTTTCATGACCATTTGCTCCTTTTGCTATAATGGaccacattttcttcttcagcagtGGTCTCTTGATCCCACCATGTGAACTCCCTTGTGTCTGTCTGGACCCCTGTGTCTGAGGGCAAAAATGCTGGATACAGAGGGCAAGTGGTCTGAGGCGTTAGCCAGCAACAACGTAAGAGCCATCATCCGCTGGCTGCAGAAGCTTACAGCTGAAGGTACATAAGGCGCATTTTACCACCATAAAAGTAGCCTTAGAAGTCCTTATTGTTTGATTCGTTAACATATCCAATGATGCCATGCTGCAGGTGAAGTACATGTGGAGGAAGTCCTACCGACGTTCAGCTGCTGGGTACAGAGGACATCAGAGTTTGCTAAAAAGGAGTTACTGACCTTATGTAAGAAGATGTTCCTTCGTCAATCTCGTCTAAATGTCTGTGATTCAAAGTACACACAAAGGATCTCTGTATGTCTCCCCACAGGTTTCAGCCGCTGCCAGGGCCTGTGGATGTTTCTGGaccggagctctttcaccagagtgCACATGCTGCTCCAGAGACTGAGGAACCTGCTCACGCTGGCCCAGTGGGCAAGAAGGCAGCTCGGTTCAGCCCACCTCTGGCACGGTACGCACTTCAGAAAGCATACAGCCTGAACATCATGGTGGTTTGGATGATGTTTTCCTAACCTTCTGACATGTGAATTTACTGTAATAACatgctgattttcatttaggCATGGGGGTCCCATGTGTGGTCTGCAGGGATTCATTCGGCTCCTCAGACGTCAGACATGGCTGCTGGAACCAGGAGCACAGGGCTATAAAGCAACACATCTGGCTGGGGCGGCTGGTTCAGTGGTGGGGCATCATGGGGCTTCTGCCCAAGTACCCTGGTACAGATATGATCATACACTTTACATTACATTGACTGGATGACCTGTTAGGACACCTCTAAAggtttttctgctctctgctgttgctgtcagAGGCCCACGAGGTGAAACGTATCTCTCAGATGTGGAAGGAAATGGGCCACAGCCATCGGAAAGCTTGTCTCGACACACCTGGGTAACTCGGATGATTTGAATCTATGGAAAAATTCAGAGCCAATGTTACttattttttgtctcttcatctgcttttttattttctcacatttgGCTAGATGGGAGGAGGGAAAAATGGGAAGATTTAGCTCTTTGATACAGGGGATAGTGACTCAGCTGGACAGGCAACATGGATGCATCTGGACTTCAGAGGACCGCACAGACCAGTGCTATCCTCCTCCTAATCTGCAGGCCCTGCTGAAGCTCGTCCTGGTGCCTCATATTGACAACATGTCAGTCCAAGCGCTTGTATCCATCCAAATACATCAACAAGGCCTTCTATAGAGCATAATGTAcatcctcttttcttctcctctgctctgttctgtttaATTCAACATAAATACTATATCCGATTCATTTTTATGCAGTTCTTAACCTTTACACATCACAGCTCATGTACTTTGTCCTGGATATGGCCAACTTCCTGCAGTGCAAAGACGACCTCCTCCAGTCTTTCTGCCATGCCTTCACTATTCCCTCCAGCTTCTCCCAACAAATCAGGGCCTTCTGGATGCTTGATCGCGGACACATCAAGGTATGTAACCACGAGGCAGAATTGATTTCATGCATTAGGCGAGCGACTCATTCTGAGTTTGATGAAGTCATTACAATGAACATATGCAAGCTGACTGCGATGCCAGTGTGATTGAAGCACCAGTTAACCATGTTGATTACATTAGTGTCCTTGTTTCAGGAGCCATAAAGGTCTTTAGGTGACACTAATGGGCCACTTGAGCAGCGTGTATGATTAATGTAATAACGCTTCTGCTGTGCCACTCATTAGTGATGAAATTACAGTATAATTGTCTTTTGGAAGAGGAGATGCTTTCATGGATGAGAAGAAAGTTGCCAGTTTATTTCTCAATAACAACAAGTAGAATTTTTAACTTTTGTGTCATTTCAATGATTAAATTTCAGtcaaaaaaatgaactgaaataaaatcataTTACTTGTTACCCAGGTCTCCATGGAGCTATTACTGAGCCCCAGGGCTGCCGTTCCCTGGCTCTCCTGGCAGCATCGTTGCATCGTCCACAGTCTCCTAATGAAGAAGCAGCCTCAGCTGGCGTTAAGGTACCTCCACTGGACCAGACCCACAATAGAGAGTGCTGAGGATGCTAAGCTCTGTGCAGATGTACTGCTTCAAAACAGGTACATTCAGACACACTAATGGCTCACTGGTCATATTTCTGATCATCTAAGATTATCTATCTACATGTTACAGTAtgaatattagatttttttgtcttaatgTGTGTTGCTGCCAATGTCTCTGGTCTCCAGTTGTGTCTCTGAAGCCTGGGCTCTGCTGAGGAGAGgccacacagacagcaacaacatGGTCATGCACTTCCTCCAGGCTTGTAATGGAGCTGGTCTGTGTGCAGAGGCTTTAAAGTACATCCCTGCAGGATACAATGTGGGTGAATGTaatgcaaaaaatgtatttaacaaAGATGTTTAGCCTT
This window of the Chaetodon auriga isolate fChaAug3 chromosome 14, fChaAug3.hap1, whole genome shotgun sequence genome carries:
- the prph2la gene encoding photoreceptor outer segment membrane glycoprotein 2, whose protein sequence is MAVLRVKFTKTKRDKLAQVLWILNWISVVTGAILFSLGLFLKVELNKREELMTERNIQYVPNMLIAVGLIACAINFLGGKICYDCVDSTKFLRWKLIMLPYIICTFFFTFCVLVGALMCYSMRGELEESLNLGLTEAMRFYKDTDTPGRCFLKRTVDMLQIEFQCCGNNGHKDWFQIQWVSSRYLDVSQKEVADRLRSNVEGKYLTDGVPFSCCNTFSPRPCIQQQITNNSAHFNYEHQTEMLNLWMKGCRQALLEYYTHIMQSIGLTVLITWLFELSVLTGVRFLQTSLENVLRQGDPNSESDGWLLENSLMETARTNLNIIKSLGKCNQIDTANNGDPNINVPSTSKAHYGPDNVPPKQTPEAS